The Atribacter laminatus genome contains the following window.
ACCAAAGATCATTGTTTTAGACGAACCGACTTCTGGACTCGATCCACAGGGGGTAAAAAGCATTCGGAACTTGATACTCCAACTCAACCAAGAACATGGATTAACGGTATTCTTTTCTTCCCATCTCCTCAGTGAAGTTCAGAAAATTTGCAATCGTATTTCAATCATTAATAAAGGGAAAATAATTAAAACCGTTAAAGTGAAAGACTTTTTATTTGACTCATTTTTCAGCATCCAGGCAAGCCCGATTGAAGCATTACTCAGTTTTTTAAAAGAAAAAAATATCCCTTACCGAACTCAGGAAAAATATATTCTGGCACATTTTGATGGGAATCAAATACCTGAAATAATTCAAGAACTCACTAAAAGAAACATATTAATTTATGAAATATTCCGTCACCAACTCAGTTTGGAAGAAGCCTTTTTAGCAGCTATCGAAGGAGATGGCCAATGAATATTCTTGGTTCTGAAATTAAAAAAATCAAGGCAAATTATCGAACTTACGGAGGCTTAATCGTCTTATGGGGCCTGGGAATACTCATTGGTATAAACGTTTGGTATAATCCTTCTCTTCTCCCCCTGAAACAACTTGGTTTTCGATTAAGTGGTCTTTACATTCCGGGCTTAACGCTCTATCCATTAGCAGTGGTTGGACCGGTGGTTGCGGTTTTAATTGCTGGTGAAAGCATTGCTGGTGAACGGATTAAGGGAACGCTCCGTATGATTTTAACCCGGCCAGTTTCTCGCCTTCGCATTTATATGGGAAAATTAAGTTTAATTATCCTCTACTCGATCTTTATTGTTTTTTCCACCTTATTGATAACCAGTTTATTAGGTTATATTCTTTTTGGCGGCGGTTCGGTGGTTCTGCCGGCTGAATTAAACAACATGAGCTCCGGCTTTTTCACATTGAGCGCCCAAGAAGCTTTATTAAGGCTTACCCTAGCTGGGCTGACTGTTTCTTTCTATATTCTCACCTATGCGTCCATTGCTTTATGCCTTTCTTCCTTTATGAGTCATTCTTTAGCAAGCCCAATTTTCACCCTAATTTTTACCGCTGCCTCAACAGTCGTTCAAAACCTTGAAGTTTTTAAGTCGGTTTCGCCTTATCTGATAACTCGTCATTTACTTTCCTGGCAAAATTTAATGAATAAGTCTATCGATCGGAATTCTTTATTTTTTTCCTTTATTATTGTTGGATTTTACTTTCTGGGAAGCCTCCTGGTTGGAATTACGATTTTTAATCGTAAAGATGAGACAACCTAATAAATTTTAACATTCTTTATTTTTTAACAGTTTTCACATTCTTTTTCTCCAGTACCTAAATATAAAACTTGACTTTCTCGGCTTTGATAACGATAGACAGTTATCCCTTTGCAACCGAGCTGATGAGCCAGAAAATAAGCTTGACCAACATCTTCAGGAGTAGCATCGTTTGGAAGGTTAATAGTTTTAGACACCGCATTATCAACTTGTTTTTGAAATACTGCTTGGATTTGCACTTGAAAAGTTGGAGGAATTTCAAGAGCGGTAAGAAAAAGCGAATGAAGATGTTCAGGTATTCCATCAATATCTTTTAGAGAACCTTTTTCCCAGATCGATTTTCGAATTTTCTCTTCTATTTTTAAAACTTTTAGTTGTTTTTCCAGTAAGGGATTAATTTCAATGAGCTCGGTATTTTCTAAAACAAAACGTCTATATATAAGGGCAAAATACGGCTCTATGCCACTGGAACATCCAGCAATAAGGCTAATT
Protein-coding sequences here:
- a CDS encoding ABC transporter ATP-binding protein; protein product: MLEVNPGDVFGFLGNNGSGKTTTIRILFGLVRPSRGTFQVFNYLCPAHLNQAKQLMGGVIDIPSFYDNLSGRENLYLLASLSNSRVSNSEIELVSSMVGIDTIINKPVGIYSNGQKRRLSIAQALLPRPKIIVLDEPTSGLDPQGVKSIRNLILQLNQEHGLTVFFSSHLLSEVQKICNRISIINKGKIIKTVKVKDFLFDSFFSIQASPIEALLSFLKEKNIPYRTQEKYILAHFDGNQIPEIIQELTKRNILIYEIFRHQLSLEEAFLAAIEGDGQ
- a CDS encoding ABC transporter permease; translated protein: MNILGSEIKKIKANYRTYGGLIVLWGLGILIGINVWYNPSLLPLKQLGFRLSGLYIPGLTLYPLAVVGPVVAVLIAGESIAGERIKGTLRMILTRPVSRLRIYMGKLSLIILYSIFIVFSTLLITSLLGYILFGGGSVVLPAELNNMSSGFFTLSAQEALLRLTLAGLTVSFYILTYASIALCLSSFMSHSLASPIFTLIFTAASTVVQNLEVFKSVSPYLITRHLLSWQNLMNKSIDRNSLFFSFIIVGFYFLGSLLVGITIFNRKDETT